Genomic DNA from Microbacterium neungamense:
GCTGGAAGACCGGCACCGGCGGGTCGAGCGGCGTGGACTTCCTGCGCCGCGCGCTGGACCTGACGTTCTTTCCGGAGCTGTACAGCGTGCGCACGGAGATCGGGCGATGAGCGCGACGACCGCCGGCATTCGCGCGGTCGCGTACTTCGACGGACGGATGCTGCGCGAGGGCGTGCTCGCAGCGGGGATCGACGGCACTCCGCGGCTCGCCGCAGGGCCCGCCCCCGCCGACGCGGCCCGGCTGGACGGGCTGGTCACCGGCCGGTTCACCGACCACCACGTGCACCTGCAGCTGGTCGACCACACCCTGCTCCCGGACTCGCGGCTCGGCCGGGTGATCGACCTCGGGGCGAACGTGGACCGCATCCGCGAGATCGCCGCCGAGCACCCTGCCGTGCGCGTCGAGTACGCCGGCCCTTTCCTCACCGCGATGGGCGGCTATCCGTCCGATCGCGCGTGGGCGCCCGAGGGCGCCGTGCACGAGATCACGGATGCGGAGGGCGCGACGGCCACCGTCGCCGCCCTCGCGGCCGCCGGCGTCAGCTGCCTGAAGACCGTCGGCAACAGCGACGCGGGCCCGGTGCTGGACGACGCGCTGCTCCGGCTGCTGGCCGGCCTCGCCGCCGACCACGACCTGCCCCTCGTCGCGCACGCCGAGGGCGCCGGGCAGGCGCAGCGGGTGGCCCGGCTCGGGGCGAGCCGGCTCGCGCACGCCCCGTTCACCGAGCGGCTGACCGACGACGAGATCGCCGCGCAGGCGGCATCCGTCTCGTGGATCTCGACCATGGCGATCCACGAGGGCGAGGCGTACGCGCACGTCGTCGACAACGTCCGCCGGTTCCATGCCGCCGGCGGCATGCTCGTGTACGGCAGCGACATGGGCAACGGCCCCACCCCGGTCGACCTGCGCGACAGCGAGGTGGCCGCGCTGCGCGAAGCGGGCGTCGACGGCCTCGACCTGCTGCGGGCGCTGGCGCCGGAGGACCCGCTCGGTCCGGCATCCGTCCTGCTGCTGCTCCCCGACGGCGATCCCGCCCGCGCCCGCCGGCTCACACCCGCCGACCTGGGCGCCACCCACCCCTTCGACGACGCTGGAGACCCGAGATGACCGACACCGAAGCCACCGATCCGGCCGTGCTCGATGCCGCCGAGGCGGAGCTGCGCGCACAGGCGCGCACTCTCGACGCCGCCGACCCGCTCGCCCGCCACCTCGACGCGTTCGCCGAGGCGCCCGGCGTCCACGCGTACCTCGACGGCAACTCACTCGGCCGACCGCTCCGGTCACTGCCCGAGCGGGTCGCCGCCTTCGTCCGCGAGGACTGGGGCACCCGGCTGATCCGCTCCTGGGACGAGCAGTGGATGGAGTTGCCGATGCGCCTGGGCGACCGCATCGCCGAGGTCACCCTCGGCGCGGCATCCGGCCAGACGATCGTGGCCGACTCGACCAGCGTGCTGCTGTACAAGCTGATGCGGGCGGCCGTCGCCGCCCGGCCGGGACGCGACGAGATCGTGATCGAGGCGGGCAACTTCCCGACCGATCGCTTCATCGCCGCAGGCGTCGCCGAGGAGACCGGCGCCGCGCTGCGCTGGCTCGAGCCGGATCCGGTCACCGGCGTCGCGGTCGACGACGTCGCCGCCGTGGTCTCGGACCGCACCGCCCTCGTCGTGCTCAGCCATGTCGACTACCGCTCCGGCGCCCTGGCGGACATGCCGGCGATCACGCGCGCGGTGAAGGATGCCGGCGCGCTCATGCTCTGGGACCTGTGCCACTCGGTCGGCGCCGTGCCGATGCAGCTGGATGCCTGGGGCGTGGACCTTGCGGTCGGCTGCACGTACAAGTACCTCAACGGCGGCCCGGGCTCGCCCGCGTTCGCGTACCTCCGCGCCGAGCACCAGGGTGTGCTGCAGCAGCCCATCCACGGCTGGTGGGGTGCGGCCGACATCTTCGCGATGGGTCCGGAGTACGCGCCGGTCGCCGGCATCCGTCAGCTGCTCAGCGGCACACCCCCGGTCATGTCGATGCTCGGGATGCAGGGCATGCTCGACCTCATCGACGAGGCGGGCATCGACGCGGTCCGCGCCAAGTCCATCTCGCTCACCGACTTCGCCGTGCGCGCCTACGACGCGCTTCTCGCCCCGCGCGGCGTGCGGCTGCTGTCGCCGCGCGAGGCGTCGCGCCGTGGCGGGCACGTGACCATCGGCCACGACTCGTTCCAGGACGTGACCCGCAGGCTGTGGGCGGACGGCGTG
This window encodes:
- a CDS encoding hydrolase, whose amino-acid sequence is MSATTAGIRAVAYFDGRMLREGVLAAGIDGTPRLAAGPAPADAARLDGLVTGRFTDHHVHLQLVDHTLLPDSRLGRVIDLGANVDRIREIAAEHPAVRVEYAGPFLTAMGGYPSDRAWAPEGAVHEITDAEGATATVAALAAAGVSCLKTVGNSDAGPVLDDALLRLLAGLAADHDLPLVAHAEGAGQAQRVARLGASRLAHAPFTERLTDDEIAAQAASVSWISTMAIHEGEAYAHVVDNVRRFHAAGGMLVYGSDMGNGPTPVDLRDSEVAALREAGVDGLDLLRALAPEDPLGPASVLLLLPDGDPARARRLTPADLGATHPFDDAGDPR
- a CDS encoding kynureninase, coding for MTDTEATDPAVLDAAEAELRAQARTLDAADPLARHLDAFAEAPGVHAYLDGNSLGRPLRSLPERVAAFVREDWGTRLIRSWDEQWMELPMRLGDRIAEVTLGAASGQTIVADSTSVLLYKLMRAAVAARPGRDEIVIEAGNFPTDRFIAAGVAEETGAALRWLEPDPVTGVAVDDVAAVVSDRTALVVLSHVDYRSGALADMPAITRAVKDAGALMLWDLCHSVGAVPMQLDAWGVDLAVGCTYKYLNGGPGSPAFAYLRAEHQGVLQQPIHGWWGAADIFAMGPEYAPVAGIRQLLSGTPPVMSMLGMQGMLDLIDEAGIDAVRAKSISLTDFAVRAYDALLAPRGVRLLSPREASRRGGHVTIGHDSFQDVTRRLWADGVIPDFRFPDGIRLGLSPLSTSHEETLRGILAVRDALPNDAG